The Rhodococcus sp. X156 genome window below encodes:
- a CDS encoding LLM class F420-dependent oxidoreductase encodes MRIGLSSPIVVQHPSTTSEWERSAGIAELARVAEAADGLGFHHLTCSEHVAVPVDVAQERGGTYWDPLATLGYLAARTRQVRLTTTVLVLGYHHPLEIAKRYGTLDVVSGGRLVLGLGVGTLREEFELLDAPFSGRGARADDALRALRASLSQPEPSYHGEHYSYEGFLVSPHAQQARVPLWIGGRTPRSLRRAIEHGDGWVPFGLGLRELTELLGAAELPPQLEVVLSPGRQLDPLGAPDACATALSRLRDAGATVVSVAIDATGAQHYCDQLHALRELAEPLGARFTPPTEGSLDD; translated from the coding sequence GTGCGCATCGGACTCAGCTCACCCATCGTGGTGCAGCACCCGTCCACCACGTCCGAGTGGGAGCGCTCCGCGGGCATCGCCGAGCTGGCGCGCGTGGCCGAGGCCGCCGACGGGCTGGGCTTTCACCACCTCACCTGCAGCGAGCACGTGGCGGTGCCGGTGGACGTGGCCCAGGAGCGCGGCGGCACCTACTGGGACCCGCTGGCCACCCTCGGCTACCTCGCCGCCCGCACCCGCCAGGTCCGGCTGACCACCACGGTGCTGGTGCTCGGCTACCACCACCCGCTGGAGATCGCCAAGCGCTACGGCACCCTGGACGTGGTCAGCGGCGGCCGGCTGGTGCTGGGGCTCGGCGTGGGCACCCTGCGCGAGGAGTTCGAGCTGCTGGACGCGCCGTTCAGCGGCCGCGGCGCCCGCGCCGACGACGCGCTGCGAGCGCTGCGCGCCTCGCTGTCGCAGCCGGAGCCGAGCTACCACGGCGAGCACTACTCCTACGAGGGCTTCCTGGTGTCGCCGCACGCCCAGCAGGCTCGGGTCCCGCTGTGGATCGGCGGCCGCACCCCGCGCTCGCTGCGCCGCGCCATCGAGCACGGCGACGGGTGGGTGCCCTTCGGGCTGGGCCTGCGCGAGCTCACCGAGCTGCTCGGTGCCGCCGAGCTGCCCCCGCAGCTGGAGGTGGTGCTCTCCCCCGGCCGCCAGCTCGACCCGCTGGGCGCCCCGGACGCCTGTGCCACCGCGCTGAGCCGGCTGCGCGACGCCGGCGCCACCGTGGTGAGCGTCGCGATCGACGCCACCGGCGCCCAGCACTACTGCGACCAGCTGCACGCCCTGCGCGAGCTCGCCGAACCACTCGGCGCGCGCTTCACCCCGCCTACCGAAGGATCCCTCGATGACTGA
- a CDS encoding SpoIID/LytB domain-containing protein, translating to MASFDYLLCSILRNPGAPARRRPPRLVTPRAPGRGAGGLFVRRFARTAALVSVAAALIATSGTPPVEAPVRLAALSADAQVTITGHGYGHGRGMGQYGSYGYATRHGWSHQQILAHYYGNTVLSQVGNPLMTVRLTGSDGRAMSVFSDRGFYAGGTWIAPGDAVTMVAKPSGGATVTATAGCGGRTYWVRDTAGTRADPPVEGLNRPTAENLRLCSTGTRYRGSLVAVNDGGVQRTVSSLSTEDYLRGVVPSESPASWADSGGAAALRAQAVAARSYSLSESRYRYAKTCDSQSCQVYTGSGAEDRRSDAAILATAGVVLTRGGAAVRAEFSSSTGGHTAGGLFPAVPDAGDAVSPYATWTTTVTAGSIARAYGIGELVSMDVSARNGLGLDGGRATQVRIVGTQGTVTRTGDQVRITLGLRSDWFRIAVAGTVPGAVPGAVPGTTPAGFSVGGAIGERYQALGGARSILGAATTNELGTADGVARYNHFQGGSIYWSPATGAREVYGSIGERWAGLRREAGPLGLPITGELGTPNGRGRYNHFQSGSLYWSPATGAQEVYGAVRDVWAAQRWEAGVLGFPTTGETATSKGTGRYNHFEGGSVYWSPATGAHEVHGAIRQAWAAGGWETGSLGFPTSHEHDVPGGRASRFQGGTLTYSWATGQVVRS from the coding sequence GTGGCATCTTTTGATTACTTACTGTGCTCAATCCTGCGCAACCCCGGCGCGCCGGCTCGCCGCCGCCCGCCGCGCCTGGTAACGCCCCGCGCACCGGGCCGCGGCGCCGGTGGGCTGTTCGTCCGCCGGTTCGCGCGCACCGCCGCCCTCGTGTCGGTGGCCGCCGCGCTGATCGCCACCTCCGGCACGCCGCCGGTGGAGGCGCCGGTCCGGCTGGCTGCCCTCAGCGCGGACGCCCAGGTCACCATCACCGGCCACGGCTACGGCCACGGGCGCGGGATGGGCCAGTACGGCTCCTACGGCTACGCCACCCGCCACGGCTGGAGCCACCAGCAGATCCTGGCGCACTACTACGGCAACACCGTGCTCAGCCAGGTCGGCAACCCGCTGATGACGGTGCGGCTGACCGGCAGCGACGGGCGCGCCATGTCGGTGTTCTCCGACCGCGGCTTCTACGCCGGTGGTACCTGGATCGCCCCTGGCGACGCGGTCACCATGGTCGCCAAGCCCAGCGGCGGCGCCACGGTGACGGCGACGGCCGGCTGCGGGGGACGCACCTACTGGGTGCGAGACACCGCGGGCACCCGAGCCGACCCGCCGGTGGAGGGGCTGAACCGCCCCACCGCCGAGAACCTCCGCCTGTGCAGCACCGGCACCCGGTACCGCGGATCGCTGGTGGCGGTCAACGACGGCGGCGTGCAGCGCACCGTCAGCTCGCTGTCCACGGAGGACTACCTGCGCGGGGTGGTGCCGTCGGAGTCCCCCGCCAGCTGGGCCGACAGCGGCGGGGCGGCGGCGCTGCGAGCGCAGGCGGTGGCCGCCCGGTCGTACTCGCTGTCGGAGTCGCGCTACCGCTACGCCAAGACCTGCGACTCCCAGTCCTGCCAGGTCTACACCGGCTCCGGCGCCGAGGACCGGCGCAGCGACGCCGCCATCCTCGCCACCGCCGGCGTGGTGCTCACCCGGGGCGGCGCCGCGGTGCGCGCCGAGTTCTCCTCCTCCACCGGCGGCCACACCGCGGGTGGCCTGTTCCCCGCGGTGCCCGACGCCGGCGACGCCGTCTCGCCCTACGCCACGTGGACCACCACCGTCACCGCCGGCTCCATCGCCCGCGCCTACGGGATCGGCGAGCTGGTGAGCATGGACGTCAGCGCCCGCAACGGCCTCGGACTCGACGGCGGCCGGGCGACGCAGGTGCGCATCGTCGGCACCCAGGGCACCGTCACCCGCACCGGCGACCAGGTGCGCATCACCCTGGGGCTGCGCTCTGACTGGTTCCGCATCGCGGTCGCTGGCACCGTCCCTGGCGCTGTCCCTGGCGCTGTCCCGGGCACCACCCCCGCCGGCTTCAGCGTGGGCGGCGCCATCGGCGAGCGCTACCAGGCCCTGGGCGGCGCCCGCAGCATCCTCGGCGCGGCCACCACCAACGAGCTGGGCACCGCCGACGGGGTCGCCCGCTACAACCACTTCCAGGGCGGCTCCATCTACTGGTCCCCCGCCACCGGCGCCCGTGAGGTCTACGGGTCCATCGGGGAGCGCTGGGCGGGGCTGCGCCGGGAGGCCGGCCCCCTGGGCCTGCCGATCACCGGCGAGCTGGGCACACCCAACGGTCGTGGCCGCTACAACCACTTCCAGTCCGGGTCGCTGTACTGGTCGCCGGCCACCGGCGCGCAGGAGGTCTACGGCGCTGTCCGGGACGTGTGGGCCGCGCAGCGCTGGGAGGCGGGCGTCCTGGGCTTTCCCACCACCGGTGAGACGGCCACCAGCAAGGGCACCGGCCGGTACAACCACTTCGAGGGCGGGTCGGTCTACTGGTCGCCGGCCACCGGGGCCCACGAGGTGCACGGCGCGATCCGGCAGGCCTGGGCCGCTGGTGGCTGGGAGACCGGCTCGCTGGGCTTTCCCACCTCCCACGAGCACGACGTGCCGGGCGGACGGGCGTCGCGCTTCCAGGGCGGCACCCTGACCTACTCGTGGGCCACGGGGCAGGTCGTGCGCAGCTGA
- a CDS encoding SDR family oxidoreductase — protein sequence MRLDGKVAIVTGGAGGIGRGIVQAFTKEGARVLAVDVNDEAGQALASELGESVRFLRTDISRPEAAQEIVDAAVAAFGGLHVLVNNAHASRQAPLLEHTQEMFDLSFGTGFYPTVHLMQAAHPQLKEHGGTVINFASGAGLNGQPTQTSYAAAKEAIRAVSRVAAHEWARDGITVNIISPLAATEGVRKWQEEHPAMAEAVLSGVPLHRFGDPEQDIGRVAVFLASDDARYMTGQTLMVDGGSIMLR from the coding sequence ATGCGCCTGGACGGAAAAGTCGCGATCGTGACCGGCGGGGCAGGCGGCATCGGCCGCGGCATCGTGCAGGCCTTCACCAAGGAAGGTGCCCGGGTCCTGGCCGTCGACGTCAACGACGAGGCGGGCCAGGCCCTGGCGTCGGAGCTGGGCGAGTCGGTGCGCTTCCTGCGTACCGACATCTCCCGGCCCGAGGCGGCGCAGGAGATCGTGGACGCCGCGGTGGCGGCCTTCGGCGGACTGCACGTGCTGGTCAACAACGCCCACGCCTCTCGCCAGGCGCCGCTGCTGGAGCACACCCAGGAGATGTTCGACCTGTCGTTCGGCACCGGCTTCTACCCCACGGTGCACCTGATGCAGGCCGCACACCCCCAGCTCAAGGAGCACGGGGGCACGGTCATCAACTTCGCCTCCGGGGCCGGCCTGAACGGCCAACCCACCCAGACCTCCTACGCCGCGGCCAAGGAGGCCATCCGGGCGGTCAGCCGGGTGGCGGCACACGAGTGGGCCCGCGACGGCATCACCGTCAACATCATCAGCCCGCTCGCTGCCACCGAGGGTGTGCGCAAGTGGCAGGAGGAGCACCCGGCGATGGCCGAGGCGGTGCTCTCCGGTGTTCCGCTGCACCGCTTCGGCGACCCCGAGCAGGACATCGGCCGGGTGGCGGTGTTCCTGGCCAGCGACGACGCGCGGTACATGACCGGGCAGACGCTGATGGTCGACGGCGGCAGCATCATGCTGCGCTGA
- a CDS encoding acyl-CoA synthetase has translation MSLNLADLYEAVSDAIPDRVALVCDGQRRTYAELDTRATQVGHQLQELGIRPGDHVGLHMRNSLEFVESLLGCLKARAVPININFRYTDAELSYLYGNAELVGVIVDGDLAATAAAVLPACPTVKHVLTLGPTDADLGAVTHVDYELGVSAQSAERDFGERSNDDHYVIYTGGTTGMPKGVVWRHEDFFHAALGGGNHYGDSYTSAAEVAAAAAAAETPMTFLVTAPLMHGAAVYSLFSGFFMASKQVLMRQFDAVEALRLVEAESVSCVMVVGDAIARPLADAIAAHAGEHDLSSLFMIGSGGALWSRTVQAQLTELLPNLYLRDSFGASESGADGTLAMGEDGSMRMAPSANAVVVDETLQPVEPGSGELGYLARRGHVPLAYYNDPAKTAATFPVVDGVRMSVLGDMARVEADGTIVLLGRGSGCINTGGEKVFPEEVEQALKSHPAVMDALVAGAPDPLYGERVGAVVQLREGFDEPSLEDVQKHCRTQIAGYKIPRSLVVAPFIVRSPSGKADYRWAKATVAEAGAEAAAPSTRG, from the coding sequence ATGTCGCTGAACCTCGCTGACCTGTACGAAGCCGTTTCGGACGCGATCCCGGACCGGGTGGCGCTGGTCTGCGACGGCCAGCGCAGGACCTACGCCGAGCTGGACACCCGGGCCACGCAGGTGGGGCACCAGCTGCAGGAGCTGGGGATCCGGCCCGGCGACCACGTGGGTCTGCACATGCGCAACAGCCTGGAGTTCGTGGAGTCGCTGCTGGGCTGCCTGAAGGCGCGGGCCGTGCCGATCAACATCAACTTCCGCTACACCGACGCCGAGCTGAGCTACCTGTACGGCAACGCCGAGCTGGTCGGCGTGATCGTGGACGGCGACCTGGCCGCCACCGCGGCCGCTGTGCTCCCGGCCTGCCCGACCGTCAAGCACGTGCTCACGCTGGGCCCCACCGACGCCGACCTCGGTGCGGTGACGCACGTGGACTACGAGCTGGGGGTGTCCGCCCAGTCCGCCGAGCGTGACTTCGGCGAGCGCAGCAACGACGACCACTACGTGATCTACACCGGCGGCACCACCGGGATGCCCAAGGGTGTGGTGTGGCGCCACGAGGACTTCTTCCACGCCGCGCTCGGCGGGGGCAACCACTATGGCGACTCCTACACCAGCGCGGCGGAGGTGGCCGCGGCCGCCGCTGCGGCGGAGACCCCGATGACCTTCCTGGTGACCGCGCCCCTGATGCACGGCGCCGCGGTGTACTCCTTGTTCAGCGGGTTCTTCATGGCCAGCAAGCAGGTGCTGATGCGCCAGTTCGACGCGGTCGAGGCGCTGCGCCTGGTGGAGGCGGAGTCGGTCAGCTGCGTGATGGTGGTCGGCGACGCCATCGCCCGGCCGCTGGCCGACGCCATCGCCGCCCACGCCGGTGAGCACGACCTCAGCTCGCTGTTCATGATCGGCTCCGGTGGCGCCCTGTGGTCGCGCACGGTGCAGGCCCAGCTCACGGAGCTGCTGCCCAACCTCTACCTGCGGGACAGCTTCGGCGCCTCGGAGTCCGGCGCCGACGGCACCTTGGCCATGGGGGAGGACGGGTCCATGCGCATGGCGCCCAGCGCCAACGCCGTGGTGGTGGACGAGACGCTGCAGCCGGTGGAGCCCGGTTCGGGCGAGCTGGGCTACCTCGCCCGGCGGGGCCACGTCCCGCTGGCCTACTACAACGACCCGGCCAAGACCGCCGCCACCTTCCCGGTGGTGGACGGTGTGCGGATGTCGGTGCTGGGCGACATGGCCCGGGTGGAGGCCGACGGCACCATCGTGCTGCTGGGCCGGGGCTCGGGCTGCATCAACACCGGCGGCGAGAAGGTCTTCCCCGAGGAGGTGGAGCAGGCGCTGAAGAGCCACCCTGCCGTGATGGACGCGCTGGTCGCCGGCGCCCCCGACCCGCTCTACGGCGAGCGGGTGGGCGCGGTGGTCCAGCTGCGCGAGGGCTTCGACGAGCCCAGCCTGGAGGACGTGCAGAAGCACTGCCGCACCCAGATCGCCGGGTACAAGATTCCCCGCTCGCTGGTGGTCGCACCGTTCATCGTGCGCTCGCCCAGCGGCAAGGCGGACTACCGCTGGGCCAAGGCCACCGTCGCCGAGGCCGGCGCCGAGGCAGCAGCGCCCAGCACCCGCGGCTAG
- a CDS encoding acyl-CoA dehydrogenase family protein — MGQVLDTIMARADEIRANAEANEAGGKLTDAAAKVLRESGVMRMLAPKQYGGTESHPREFAETVMATAALDGATGWLTGIVGVHPWELALADPKVQEEVWGEDNDTWTASPYAPMGIATPTDGGYILNGRWSFSSGTDHCQWLFIGAMVGNPDGTPIMPPKVIHVLVPRPDYEIVDGSWEVVGLKGTGSKDVTVKGAYIPEYRTIDAAKVGDGTLVKEQGRTETLYKYPYWAIFPLGITSAVIGIAEGAMACHVAAQKNRVAVTGTKIKEDPYVLYAISDAAADIAASRAALLETTDRFFDAVDAGKEVSFEDRARGRRTQVAAARRAVRAVDDIFDRSGGGALHLHTPLQRFWRDAHAGLVHAVHVPGSIYHATALLELGGDPQGMMRNTI, encoded by the coding sequence ATGGGCCAGGTTCTGGACACGATCATGGCGCGGGCGGACGAGATCCGGGCCAACGCCGAGGCGAACGAGGCGGGCGGCAAGCTCACCGACGCTGCCGCCAAGGTGCTGCGCGAGTCCGGCGTCATGCGGATGCTCGCCCCGAAGCAGTACGGCGGCACCGAGTCGCACCCCCGCGAGTTTGCCGAGACCGTGATGGCCACCGCCGCCCTCGACGGCGCGACTGGCTGGCTCACCGGCATCGTCGGCGTGCACCCGTGGGAGCTGGCGCTGGCGGACCCGAAGGTGCAGGAGGAGGTCTGGGGCGAGGACAACGACACCTGGACCGCGTCCCCGTACGCGCCGATGGGCATCGCCACGCCCACCGACGGCGGCTACATCCTCAACGGCCGCTGGTCGTTCTCCTCCGGCACCGACCACTGCCAGTGGCTGTTCATCGGCGCCATGGTGGGCAACCCCGACGGCACCCCGATCATGCCGCCGAAGGTCATCCACGTGCTGGTGCCGCGCCCCGACTACGAGATCGTGGACGGTAGCTGGGAGGTCGTCGGGCTCAAGGGCACCGGCAGCAAGGACGTCACCGTCAAGGGCGCGTACATCCCCGAGTACCGCACCATCGACGCCGCCAAGGTCGGCGACGGCACGCTGGTCAAGGAGCAGGGCCGCACCGAGACCCTGTACAAGTACCCGTACTGGGCCATCTTCCCGCTGGGCATCACCTCCGCCGTGATCGGCATCGCCGAGGGTGCGATGGCCTGCCACGTCGCGGCGCAGAAGAACCGCGTGGCGGTCACCGGCACCAAGATCAAGGAAGACCCGTACGTGCTCTACGCGATCAGTGACGCGGCGGCCGACATCGCCGCCTCGCGCGCCGCGCTGCTGGAGACCACCGACCGCTTCTTCGACGCCGTCGACGCCGGCAAGGAGGTCAGCTTCGAGGACCGCGCCCGGGGACGACGCACCCAGGTCGCGGCGGCCCGTCGGGCCGTGCGCGCGGTGGACGACATCTTCGACCGCTCCGGTGGTGGCGCGCTGCACCTGCACACCCCGCTGCAGCGCTTCTGGCGCGACGCCCACGCCGGGCTGGTGCACGCGGTGCACGTGCCGGGCTCGATCTACCACGCCACCGCGCTGCTCGAGCTGGGCGGCGACCCGCAGGGCATGATGCGCAACACCATCTGA
- the deoC gene encoding deoxyribose-phosphate aldolase, with amino-acid sequence MPTAPLTRAGLARLVDHTLLKPEASAAAVRAAAAEAVRLGCASVCVSSARLVDAAPVVRDTGTVLCTVIGFPAGAVLTAGKVAEARAALALGATELDMVADLGRVVDGDLVGVQHDIAAVRAVTPADHVLKVILETAALSDEQVVLACRAAEQAGADFVKTSTGFHPTGGATTEAVRLLHQSVPALGVKASGGIRSLAAAQAMLDAGATRLGMSATAAVLAELPE; translated from the coding sequence ATGCCGACAGCACCCCTCACGCGCGCCGGACTGGCGCGCCTGGTCGACCACACGCTCCTCAAGCCCGAGGCCTCGGCCGCAGCGGTTCGCGCCGCTGCGGCCGAGGCCGTTCGGCTGGGGTGCGCCTCCGTCTGCGTCAGCTCCGCCCGCCTGGTGGACGCCGCCCCGGTGGTGCGGGACACCGGCACCGTGCTGTGCACGGTGATCGGGTTCCCCGCCGGCGCGGTGCTCACCGCGGGCAAGGTCGCCGAGGCTCGTGCGGCCCTCGCGCTGGGCGCCACCGAGCTGGACATGGTCGCCGACCTCGGCCGAGTGGTCGATGGTGACCTCGTCGGTGTGCAGCACGACATCGCCGCCGTGCGCGCCGTCACGCCGGCCGACCACGTGCTCAAGGTGATCCTGGAGACCGCGGCGCTCAGCGACGAGCAGGTGGTGCTCGCGTGCCGGGCCGCCGAGCAGGCCGGCGCCGACTTCGTGAAGACCTCCACCGGGTTCCACCCCACTGGTGGCGCCACCACCGAGGCGGTGCGGCTGCTGCACCAGTCCGTGCCCGCGCTGGGGGTGAAGGCATCCGGCGGCATCCGCAGCCTGGCGGCGGCCCAGGCGATGCTCGACGCCGGTGCCACCCGGCTGGGCATGAGCGCCACCGCGGCCGTGCTGGCCGAGCTGCCCGAGTAG
- a CDS encoding 3-oxoacyl-ACP reductase, producing the protein MVESLSLDGKAAVVTGAGAGLGRAEALALAGAGAAVVVNDMGPAAHDVVDEIKASGGQAVAVLGDVSDWSLGDTLVQTAVESFGSFDILVNNAGILRDKMIFNLSESDWDDVIRVHLKGHAATSHAAAVHWRQKSKDAGGPIFGRVINTSSEAFLFGSAGQPNYSAAKAGITALTLSTSQGLQRYGVRANAICPRARTAMTAEAFGEQSEPGADPLSPDRVGTLVAYLASPASEEITGQVFVVYGKMVALMAAPQVENRFDAAGSAFSVEEMNDQLTPYFSGRGRYETYSAYNVAALEKPALAID; encoded by the coding sequence ATGGTTGAGTCCCTGAGCTTGGACGGCAAGGCCGCCGTCGTCACCGGTGCGGGCGCAGGCCTGGGCCGCGCCGAGGCGCTGGCGCTGGCCGGTGCCGGTGCCGCCGTCGTGGTCAACGACATGGGCCCGGCCGCGCACGACGTGGTGGACGAGATCAAGGCCAGCGGTGGCCAGGCCGTCGCCGTCCTCGGCGACGTCTCCGACTGGTCGCTGGGCGACACGCTCGTGCAGACCGCGGTGGAGAGCTTCGGCTCGTTCGACATCCTGGTGAACAACGCCGGCATCCTGCGCGACAAGATGATCTTCAACCTGTCGGAGTCGGACTGGGACGACGTCATCCGGGTGCACCTCAAGGGCCACGCCGCCACCTCCCACGCCGCGGCGGTGCACTGGCGCCAGAAGTCCAAGGACGCCGGTGGCCCCATCTTCGGCCGTGTCATCAACACCTCCTCCGAGGCGTTCCTGTTCGGCTCCGCCGGCCAGCCCAACTACTCCGCCGCCAAGGCCGGGATCACCGCGCTGACGCTGTCCACCTCCCAGGGGCTGCAGCGCTACGGCGTCCGCGCCAACGCCATCTGCCCGCGGGCGCGCACCGCGATGACCGCCGAGGCCTTCGGCGAGCAGAGCGAGCCCGGCGCCGACCCGCTGTCCCCGGACCGCGTCGGCACCCTGGTCGCCTACCTGGCCTCCCCCGCCTCCGAGGAGATCACCGGCCAGGTGTTCGTCGTCTACGGCAAGATGGTCGCGCTGATGGCCGCCCCGCAGGTGGAGAACCGCTTCGACGCGGCGGGCTCGGCGTTCTCCGTCGAGGAGATGAACGACCAGCTGACGCCGTACTTCTCCGGCCGCGGCCGCTACGAGACCTACTCCGCCTACAACGTCGCCGCGCTGGAGAAGCCCGCGCTCGCCATAGACTGA
- a CDS encoding alpha/beta fold hydrolase produces MTDVSFEGTRRELETDAGVLRYHEAGDGPPLLLLHGSGPGVTGWRNYRGVLGELAEDFRCLILEFPGFGVSDPTEGHPMMTAGVSVATFLDKLGLGAVDIIGNSMGGIVGANVAIHMPQRVHKLVTIGGIGRNIFSPGPGEGIKLLMEFTDNPTREGLVRWLHSMVYDPAVVTEQLIEERWALATDPETLAGARKMYSSKAFAATAAAQKDATPYWAQLHKITAPTLLTWGRDDRVSPVDMALLPMRTIADAELHIFPNCGHWAMIEAREAWLRTVKAFLTRPDAS; encoded by the coding sequence ATGACTGATGTGAGCTTCGAGGGAACCCGGCGCGAGCTGGAGACCGACGCAGGCGTGCTGCGCTACCACGAGGCCGGCGACGGCCCCCCGCTGCTGCTGCTGCACGGCTCGGGTCCCGGCGTGACCGGCTGGCGCAACTACCGCGGCGTGCTCGGCGAGCTCGCGGAGGACTTCCGCTGCCTCATCCTGGAGTTCCCCGGCTTCGGCGTCAGCGACCCCACCGAGGGTCACCCGATGATGACCGCGGGCGTCTCCGTGGCCACCTTCCTGGACAAGCTCGGCCTCGGCGCGGTGGACATCATCGGCAACTCGATGGGCGGCATCGTCGGCGCCAACGTGGCGATCCACATGCCTCAGCGGGTGCACAAGCTGGTCACCATCGGCGGCATCGGGCGCAACATCTTCAGCCCCGGCCCCGGTGAGGGCATCAAGCTGCTGATGGAGTTCACCGACAACCCCACCCGCGAGGGCCTCGTCCGCTGGCTGCACTCCATGGTCTACGACCCGGCCGTGGTCACCGAGCAGCTCATCGAGGAGCGCTGGGCGCTGGCCACCGACCCGGAGACCCTGGCCGGCGCGCGCAAGATGTACAGCAGCAAGGCTTTTGCGGCCACCGCGGCGGCACAGAAGGACGCGACCCCGTACTGGGCGCAGCTGCACAAGATCACCGCGCCGACCCTGCTGACCTGGGGTCGCGACGACCGTGTCAGCCCGGTGGACATGGCGCTGCTGCCAATGCGCACCATCGCCGACGCCGAGCTGCACATCTTCCCCAACTGTGGCCACTGGGCGATGATCGAGGCCAGGGAGGCGTGGCTGCGCACAGTCAAGGCCTTCCTCACCCGACCCGACGCCAGCTGA
- the trxA gene encoding thioredoxin, protein MTTTNLTKETFPTAIQEPGVVLVDFWASWCGPCRAFAPVYDAAAEKHPEITFAKVDTEAEPELSAALKIMSIPTLMAFRDGILVYSQPGALPEASLQQLITQVEELDMDKVRAELATADSASS, encoded by the coding sequence ATGACGACCACCAACCTGACCAAGGAAACCTTTCCCACGGCGATCCAGGAGCCGGGAGTGGTCCTGGTCGACTTCTGGGCCAGCTGGTGCGGTCCGTGCCGGGCGTTCGCGCCGGTCTACGACGCCGCCGCGGAGAAGCACCCGGAGATCACCTTCGCCAAGGTCGACACCGAGGCCGAGCCCGAGCTCTCGGCGGCGCTGAAGATCATGTCGATCCCCACGCTGATGGCCTTCCGCGACGGCATCCTGGTCTACAGCCAGCCCGGCGCCCTGCCCGAGGCGTCGCTGCAGCAGCTCATCACCCAGGTGGAGGAGCTCGACATGGACAAGGTGCGGGCCGAGCTCGCCACCGCGGACAGCGCCTCCAGCTGA
- a CDS encoding nuclear transport factor 2 family protein encodes MTDVDARLAALEQRVALLQDHLDITTLIYTYPAAVDSGSATTVSGLWTEDGVYDVDPRPMNGRAEIEAMVGSSAHQGYIHDGCGHFPAPARVTVDGDTAVAIQYTQLIMNKVDAAGFRIARLTANRWELARGADGWRVTKRTGRVLDGRPESREMLAAGVGGQPVSRP; translated from the coding sequence ATGACTGACGTCGACGCCCGCCTGGCTGCCCTGGAGCAGCGGGTCGCCCTGCTGCAGGACCACCTGGACATCACCACGCTGATCTACACCTACCCCGCGGCGGTGGACAGCGGCTCGGCGACGACGGTGTCGGGCCTGTGGACCGAGGACGGCGTCTACGACGTGGACCCGCGCCCGATGAACGGCCGCGCGGAGATCGAGGCGATGGTGGGCTCCTCGGCCCACCAGGGCTACATCCACGACGGCTGCGGCCACTTCCCCGCGCCGGCCCGCGTCACCGTGGACGGCGACACCGCGGTGGCGATCCAGTACACGCAGCTGATCATGAACAAGGTGGACGCCGCCGGCTTCCGCATCGCCCGGCTCACCGCCAACCGGTGGGAGCTGGCCCGCGGTGCCGACGGCTGGCGGGTCACCAAGCGCACCGGTCGCGTGCTGGACGGCCGCCCCGAGTCCCGCGAGATGCTGGCCGCCGGGGTGGGCGGGCAGCCGGTCTCGCGCCCCTGA